The following coding sequences lie in one Treponema sp. OMZ 790 genomic window:
- a CDS encoding DUF3990 domain-containing protein — protein sequence MILYHGSNLEIIKPDILHSRDRVDFGQGFYLTPHYEQAKKWCQKFITLKKEGVVSRYEFDTAAYKECKVLKFDYYDEKWLDFIVSCRTGKKAAGYDIIEGGVANDKVFNTIELFLSDLIDKKEVIKRLKYEKPNWQICLKKQHVIDSYLKFSGSEKL from the coding sequence ATGATTTTATACCATGGATCAAATCTTGAAATTATTAAGCCCGATATTCTCCATTCAAGAGACCGTGTAGATTTCGGCCAAGGTTTTTATTTAACGCCTCATTACGAACAGGCTAAAAAATGGTGTCAAAAGTTTATAACCCTTAAGAAGGAAGGAGTAGTTTCACGCTATGAATTTGATACTGCTGCATATAAAGAATGTAAGGTTTTAAAATTTGATTATTATGATGAAAAATGGCTTGATTTTATTGTCAGCTGCCGTACAGGTAAAAAAGCAGCCGGTTACGACATAATTGAAGGCGGTGTCGCAAACGATAAAGTTTTTAATACCATTGAACTTTTTTTGTCCGATTTAATCGATAAAAAGGAAGTTATAAAAAGACTTAAATATGAAAAACCTAATTGGCAGATTTGCTTAAAAAAACAGCATGTTATTGATAGTTACTTAAAATTTAGCGGGAGTGAAAAACTATGA
- a CDS encoding DUF3791 domain-containing protein has translation MTANPILLQKKYARIVALYAERTGLSLSSSLKKFYHSIVYKLMSQGISDMHCMSDDYLVEELLSE, from the coding sequence ATGACGGCAAATCCTATTTTATTACAAAAAAAATATGCACGTATTGTTGCCCTCTATGCCGAAAGGACAGGGTTGAGCCTTTCTTCATCTCTTAAAAAATTTTATCACTCTATTGTATATAAATTAATGTCGCAAGGAATTTCGGATATGCACTGCATGAGCGATGATTATCTTGTAGAAGAATTATTAAGCGAGTAA
- a CDS encoding GNAT family N-acetyltransferase, translated as MIRLAELKDLSRVAEINVYGWRNTYRGIVDDNFLFCELSVEKSINRLKKELNSQACTSKQYLYEDDKDGIIKGMMRTGMCRDSDKSDSFELMAIYVEKAFERSGVGSKLIKHFEKEAKGLGIHELCIWIFQENRIARNFYEHHGFRPDGKTQIQEVLKAPEMRYVKIV; from the coding sequence ATGATCAGACTTGCAGAATTAAAGGACTTATCAAGGGTTGCAGAAATAAATGTTTACGGCTGGAGAAATACTTATCGGGGCATCGTTGACGATAATTTTCTTTTTTGCGAACTATCGGTTGAAAAATCCATTAACCGTTTAAAGAAAGAACTTAACTCTCAAGCATGTACATCAAAACAATATCTTTATGAAGATGACAAGGACGGAATAATAAAGGGAATGATGCGTACAGGAATGTGCCGAGACAGCGACAAAAGCGATAGTTTTGAACTCATGGCAATTTATGTAGAAAAGGCCTTTGAAAGGTCGGGAGTAGGCTCGAAACTAATTAAGCATTTTGAAAAAGAAGCAAAAGGACTAGGCATTCATGAATTGTGTATTTGGATATTTCAAGAAAACCGGATTGCAAGAAATTTTTATGAACATCACGGCTTTAGACCCGACGGAAAAACTCAAATCCAAGAGGTACTAAAAGCCCCCGAAATGAGGTATGTAAAAATAGTTTAA
- a CDS encoding ATP-binding protein: MNTRKMPIGVQSFEDLRSKDFVYIDKTESIWKLVHGSKVHFLSRPRRFGKSLLLSTLKAYFLGQKELFKGLAIEKLEEGEKEKREIWQHYPMLYMDFNLSKYETREDLESLLNYHLCNWEEVYGSKDSEQTFSERFAGLILRTYEKTGKQAVILIDEYDKPLLQTMWKDEDLNETYRTILKGFYGVIKSSDQYVRFAFLTGVTKFSKVSIFSDLNNLRDLSLLSDYSAICGISQEELEAGFRPEIEALAEKNNLSYEETLTKLKQRYDGYKFSEDGKNMYNPFSLLNVFAAGKMRDYWFATGTPTFLVDYLKKAYYNIPDLDGNVKMNEAGLETYRAETLNPLPILFQSGYLTIKDYDSDFELYRLGFPNDEVRYGFLDNLLPAYTSITYDKTGFSVMEFTKAVREGDVDGFMQKMKGIISGIPYDNLTEKDLALREQNYQTAVYLIFALMNQFVHTEVHCATGRADCIVELKDKVYIFEFKLASNGTAEDALQQIKEKSYAGKYLGSDKKIIAVGSSFDEEKRTIKDWVIDHLYN, translated from the coding sequence ATGAATACACGAAAAATGCCTATCGGCGTTCAAAGTTTTGAAGACTTAAGATCAAAGGATTTTGTCTACATAGATAAAACAGAATCGATTTGGAAATTGGTTCACGGAAGTAAGGTGCATTTTTTAAGCCGGCCGCGACGCTTCGGGAAAAGTCTTTTGCTTTCGACTTTAAAGGCCTACTTTCTCGGTCAAAAAGAACTCTTTAAGGGCTTGGCCATTGAAAAGCTTGAAGAGGGTGAAAAGGAAAAAAGAGAAATCTGGCAGCATTATCCCATGCTCTACATGGATTTTAATCTTTCAAAATACGAAACAAGGGAAGACTTGGAAAGCCTTTTAAATTATCATCTGTGCAACTGGGAAGAAGTTTACGGAAGTAAGGATTCGGAACAAACTTTTAGTGAACGCTTTGCAGGCCTTATCCTCCGGACCTATGAAAAAACAGGTAAGCAGGCTGTTATACTGATAGATGAATACGATAAACCTCTCCTTCAAACAATGTGGAAGGATGAAGACCTAAACGAAACCTACCGCACAATACTGAAAGGCTTCTACGGCGTTATTAAAAGTTCCGATCAATATGTCCGCTTTGCCTTTTTAACGGGAGTTACAAAGTTCAGTAAGGTAAGCATATTCAGCGATTTAAACAATTTGAGGGATTTAAGTCTCCTGTCCGATTATTCTGCAATCTGCGGCATTTCCCAAGAAGAACTTGAAGCAGGCTTCCGCCCTGAAATTGAAGCCCTCGCAGAAAAAAATAACTTGAGTTATGAGGAAACTCTCACAAAATTAAAACAAAGATATGACGGCTATAAATTTTCTGAAGACGGAAAAAATATGTATAATCCTTTTAGCTTGTTAAATGTTTTTGCCGCCGGAAAAATGCGGGACTATTGGTTTGCAACGGGGACTCCTACTTTTTTGGTGGACTACTTAAAAAAAGCTTATTATAATATTCCCGACCTTGACGGAAACGTAAAAATGAACGAGGCCGGCTTAGAAACTTATAGGGCCGAGACCTTAAATCCCTTACCTATTTTATTTCAATCGGGATATTTGACCATTAAGGACTATGATAGTGACTTTGAACTTTACCGGTTGGGCTTTCCCAATGATGAGGTGCGCTACGGCTTTTTGGATAATTTACTGCCTGCCTATACTTCAATTACTTACGATAAGACAGGCTTCTCGGTTATGGAGTTTACCAAGGCTGTAAGGGAAGGAGATGTAGACGGCTTTATGCAAAAGATGAAGGGGATAATTTCAGGTATTCCCTATGATAACTTAACCGAAAAAGATCTAGCCCTCCGTGAGCAAAACTATCAGACTGCCGTTTATCTTATCTTCGCTCTTATGAACCAATTTGTGCATACTGAAGTTCATTGTGCAACAGGCAGAGCCGATTGCATTGTCGAATTAAAGGACAAGGTTTATATCTTCGAGTTTAAGCTTGCATCAAACGGAACAGCTGAAGATGCCCTACAACAAATCAAAGAGAAAAGCTATGCCGGCAAGTATTTAGGAAGCGATAAAAAAATAATAGCTGTTGGTTCAAGTTTTGATGAAGAAAAAAGAACAATCAAGGATTGGGTAATCGATCATTTGTATAACTAG
- the purF gene encoding amidophosphoribosyltransferase — protein sequence MNEDNVFKSGLGEECGIAAVWDSKSFKTENPERLDDAARSVFYALFSLQHRGQEAAGMAVSNGKHIRVFKKPGLVSNIFTENDISNLQGYAAIGHTRYSTTGSSSFGNIQPFYIETMYGPIALAHNGNLVNAPYLRQKLLERGVGLSSTSDTEVMIMMLAAAKGDSWTERIASCMREWEGAFSIAVLTVEGIYIARDPWGFRPLCVGSFQDGVSIAASESCALLTLGCKDFTEVKAGEILKLVDNGAELCMQLPPKEPLSPCIFEYVYFARPDSVWNKASVHMSRVNFGKELAKNSPVEADIVIAIPDSSRSAAIGYSQESGIPYDEGFSKNRYIGRTFIQPTQKLRDQGVAMKFNILSEAVEGKRIIVVDDSIVRGSTIGPLIKMLRSAGAKEVHIRIASPPVRYSCFMGVDMGDPENLIAHKKSVEEIREHIGADSLVYLSQESMLKAMKDAGANTHFCCACFDGKYPVDVSCAADKNSFE from the coding sequence ATGAACGAGGATAATGTTTTTAAATCCGGTTTAGGGGAAGAATGCGGAATTGCAGCTGTCTGGGATTCAAAATCTTTTAAGACAGAAAACCCTGAAAGACTGGATGATGCTGCCCGCTCGGTTTTTTATGCTCTTTTTTCTCTTCAGCACAGGGGCCAAGAGGCTGCGGGTATGGCTGTTTCAAACGGAAAACACATCCGCGTGTTTAAAAAACCGGGCCTCGTTTCAAATATTTTTACCGAAAACGATATATCGAACCTTCAAGGCTATGCTGCTATAGGTCACACCCGCTATTCGACTACAGGTTCTTCTTCTTTTGGAAACATTCAGCCCTTTTATATCGAAACAATGTACGGCCCGATAGCCCTCGCTCATAACGGAAACCTTGTAAACGCCCCCTATTTGCGGCAAAAACTTTTGGAGAGAGGGGTAGGGCTTTCTTCTACTTCGGATACCGAAGTTATGATTATGATGCTTGCAGCCGCCAAGGGAGATTCTTGGACAGAACGCATCGCCTCATGTATGCGGGAATGGGAAGGTGCTTTTTCTATTGCCGTTTTGACGGTTGAAGGCATTTACATCGCTAGGGACCCTTGGGGTTTTCGTCCTCTTTGTGTAGGCAGCTTTCAAGACGGAGTATCGATTGCCGCAAGTGAGTCTTGCGCTCTTTTAACATTGGGCTGCAAGGATTTTACCGAGGTAAAAGCCGGAGAAATTTTAAAGTTGGTCGATAACGGAGCAGAGCTTTGTATGCAGCTTCCCCCTAAGGAGCCGCTTTCTCCATGTATCTTTGAATACGTCTACTTTGCCCGTCCCGACTCGGTTTGGAACAAGGCTTCGGTTCACATGTCAAGGGTAAATTTCGGCAAGGAGCTTGCAAAAAACTCTCCTGTAGAGGCCGACATAGTTATAGCCATCCCCGACTCGTCGCGGTCGGCAGCCATAGGCTATTCCCAAGAATCGGGCATTCCCTATGATGAGGGCTTTTCAAAAAACCGATACATAGGACGCACCTTTATTCAGCCTACCCAAAAATTGCGCGACCAAGGCGTTGCGATGAAGTTTAATATTCTTTCCGAAGCTGTTGAAGGAAAACGCATCATAGTGGTTGACGACAGCATTGTCCGCGGAAGCACCATTGGCCCACTAATCAAGATGCTGCGGAGTGCCGGTGCCAAAGAAGTACACATCAGAATAGCTTCTCCGCCGGTGCGTTACTCCTGTTTTATGGGAGTAGACATGGGAGATCCCGAAAACCTAATCGCCCACAAAAAATCTGTTGAAGAAATACGCGAGCACATCGGAGCCGATTCCTTAGTCTACCTATCCCAAGAAAGTATGCTTAAAGCTATGAAGGATGCCGGAGCAAATACCCATTTTTGCTGTGCCTGCTTTGACGGTAAGTACCCCGTCGATGTCAGCTGCGCTGCCGACAAAAATAGTTTTGAGTAG
- the priA gene encoding primosomal protein N' — protein sequence MAKWLTLSFNLPLYQNFTYKNIEETSESLVGKRASVQLGSRNLIGFIIEESDTFPKDSPVGEDKIKPIKRVVDKENIFGQAEIELASWISHFYICSFGEALSAILPSGKREVSFENLKWGSEVEDKTFTLSDEQKTAVEKIVNSNKKELFYLYGLTGSGKTEVFLRAAEKIIAGGKAVIYLVPEIGLTHQVISAAVKRFGTQAAVLHSGLTGSERLNQWMRIRRGEALMIVGARSAVFAPAEKIGLIIIDEEHDASYKSGSVPRYHARQTAMYLAGKHNCPVVMGSATPSLEAWNMIQNKKITLLSLSKRLAGGSLPQIEIENISGLKGALSERLISEIRKTKNEGKQTILFLNRRGFSHIFRCRSCGYEMLCKNCSVPMTFHKAENVMKCHYCGMQARSPSLCPECNSLDIGYAGVGTEFIEEEVSRAFPDCTVARVDTDTVSKKNSLENRLKDFKEGRIDILLGTQMIAKGLNFPKVRLVGIILADTGLQMPDFRSAERSFALITQAAGRAGRFSEDGLVIIQTLKPNHPSIVCAKNHEYEKFYEYELGQRRLLDFPPFKRLIRLVFRSKDLKKAELAAEGAVNILKYILSSQNKDEAEIMGPSECVLSMIAGNHRQQVLLRSSNFPLIQNAASRFVKEYKPMTGIYIEVDTDPLNLM from the coding sequence ATGGCAAAATGGCTGACCCTAAGTTTTAATCTTCCTCTCTATCAAAACTTTACCTATAAAAATATAGAAGAAACAAGCGAAAGCCTTGTGGGGAAAAGGGCCTCCGTTCAGCTTGGCTCAAGAAATTTGATAGGCTTTATAATAGAAGAATCCGATACCTTTCCTAAAGATAGTCCTGTGGGAGAGGATAAGATAAAGCCGATTAAACGCGTTGTCGATAAGGAAAATATTTTCGGGCAGGCAGAGATAGAACTTGCCTCCTGGATTTCGCACTTTTATATTTGCAGCTTCGGCGAAGCTCTCTCTGCAATTCTTCCCTCAGGCAAAAGGGAAGTCTCTTTCGAAAATTTAAAATGGGGCAGCGAAGTTGAAGATAAGACCTTTACCCTCTCCGATGAGCAAAAAACCGCTGTCGAAAAAATCGTAAACTCAAACAAGAAAGAATTATTTTATTTATACGGCTTAACCGGTTCAGGGAAGACGGAAGTTTTTTTAAGGGCCGCCGAAAAGATAATCGCGGGAGGAAAGGCCGTCATCTACCTTGTTCCCGAAATAGGGCTTACCCATCAGGTTATAAGTGCGGCCGTAAAACGCTTCGGCACTCAGGCGGCTGTTTTGCACTCAGGCCTTACGGGAAGTGAAAGGCTCAACCAATGGATGAGGATAAGACGGGGGGAAGCCCTTATGATTGTCGGGGCGAGAAGCGCCGTCTTTGCTCCTGCCGAAAAAATAGGCCTTATCATAATCGATGAGGAGCATGATGCTTCTTATAAGTCGGGCTCGGTACCGCGCTATCACGCCCGCCAGACTGCCATGTACTTGGCCGGCAAACACAACTGCCCCGTGGTGATGGGCTCTGCGACTCCCTCGCTTGAAGCGTGGAACATGATTCAAAACAAAAAGATTACCCTTCTTTCCCTTTCAAAAAGACTTGCAGGCGGAAGCCTCCCTCAGATCGAAATAGAAAATATTTCCGGGCTTAAAGGGGCTTTGAGCGAAAGGCTTATAAGCGAAATACGCAAAACCAAAAATGAAGGAAAGCAAACCATCCTCTTTTTGAATAGGCGGGGCTTTTCCCATATTTTCAGGTGCCGCTCCTGCGGCTATGAGATGCTTTGCAAAAACTGTTCCGTGCCGATGACCTTTCATAAAGCCGAAAACGTAATGAAGTGCCATTATTGTGGAATGCAGGCAAGGTCTCCGTCCCTGTGCCCGGAGTGTAATTCCCTCGACATAGGCTATGCAGGGGTCGGTACGGAATTTATCGAAGAAGAAGTTTCCCGTGCCTTTCCCGACTGTACTGTTGCGAGGGTGGACACGGATACGGTTTCTAAAAAAAACAGTCTTGAAAACCGCTTAAAAGATTTTAAGGAAGGAAGAATAGACATCCTCCTCGGAACGCAGATGATAGCAAAGGGCTTGAATTTTCCGAAAGTCAGACTTGTCGGAATTATCCTTGCAGACACAGGGCTTCAAATGCCGGACTTTAGATCTGCCGAAAGAAGCTTTGCCCTCATCACTCAGGCAGCAGGAAGGGCGGGGCGTTTCAGCGAGGACGGCCTCGTTATTATTCAAACCCTAAAACCCAATCATCCTTCGATTGTTTGTGCAAAAAACCACGAGTACGAAAAGTTTTACGAGTATGAACTCGGTCAAAGAAGGCTCTTGGATTTTCCGCCCTTTAAACGCCTCATCCGCTTGGTCTTTAGAAGCAAGGACTTAAAAAAAGCCGAGCTCGCCGCAGAGGGCGCTGTAAACATTCTAAAATATATCCTCTCCTCACAAAACAAAGATGAGGCCGAAATAATGGGGCCTTCCGAATGTGTCCTATCGATGATAGCAGGAAACCACCGCCAACAGGTTCTGCTCCGCTCTTCCAATTTCCCCCTAATCCAAAATGCAGCCTCCCGCTTTGTAAAAGAATATAAGCCTATGACCGGTATCTACATCGAAGTCGACACCGATCCTTTGAATCTTATGTAA
- the prmC gene encoding peptide chain release factor N(5)-glutamine methyltransferase, with product MLFFTIREARLFAADSFLSSHLLTRNEYGRNAALFDADILIAHVLKKERSWILSHSDLDFSPYKKEFDALVKRRSAGLPIAYLIGKKDFFARSFYVNEDVLIPKPDTETLVEQALNFAMERFKKNEPLFVLDICTGSGCIGISLAAELYEGLNKPQRVQTYFDENFFLVLADISEGALEVCKKNIDSLLPAALYKKALAVKADLRLDFPRVPDSKRNYDLITANPPYVPSKLTESLLEDGRSEPRLALDGGDDGLELIPPLAQNSYSFLNASGKLFVEVGEYHASQASEIFKSTGFSHIQIHKDLAGSDRVIECTK from the coding sequence ATGCTTTTTTTTACGATAAGGGAAGCCCGTCTTTTTGCAGCCGATTCCTTTCTTTCGTCTCACCTTTTAACAAGGAACGAATACGGAAGGAATGCTGCCCTCTTTGATGCCGATATTTTAATAGCCCATGTCCTAAAAAAAGAACGCTCTTGGATCTTGTCCCATTCCGATTTAGATTTTTCACCCTACAAAAAAGAGTTTGATGCCCTCGTAAAAAGAAGAAGTGCAGGGCTCCCCATCGCCTATCTAATCGGCAAGAAGGATTTTTTTGCAAGGAGCTTTTATGTAAATGAAGATGTGCTAATCCCCAAGCCCGATACCGAAACCTTGGTAGAACAGGCCCTAAATTTTGCTATGGAAAGGTTTAAAAAAAATGAACCGCTCTTTGTTTTGGATATTTGCACGGGCTCAGGCTGCATAGGAATTTCCCTTGCAGCGGAGCTTTATGAGGGTTTAAATAAACCGCAGAGGGTGCAAACTTATTTTGATGAAAACTTTTTTTTGGTTCTTGCGGATATTTCGGAAGGGGCTTTAGAGGTTTGTAAAAAGAATATAGATTCTCTTTTGCCTGCCGCTCTTTATAAAAAGGCTCTTGCAGTAAAAGCCGACCTCCGCCTTGACTTTCCCCGTGTTCCTGATTCAAAACGAAACTATGATTTGATAACGGCCAACCCGCCCTATGTTCCGTCAAAACTTACTGAAAGCCTTTTAGAGGACGGCCGCTCGGAACCCCGCCTTGCTCTTGACGGAGGGGATGACGGACTAGAGCTGATTCCGCCCTTGGCTCAAAACTCTTATTCGTTCTTAAACGCAAGCGGAAAACTCTTCGTTGAAGTAGGGGAGTACCACGCCTCCCAAGCCTCCGAGATTTTTAAGAGTACCGGTTTTTCTCACATTCAAATCCATAAAGATCTTGCAGGAAGCGACCGAGTCATAGAGTGCACAAAGTGA
- a CDS encoding ATP-binding protein, producing MSDIRRLPIGVQSFADLRSKNFIYVDKTEYVSKLVLENKVFFLSRPRRFGKSLFLSTLKAYFLGKKELFKGLYIEETEQRQAEKEDREAWIKYPVLHLDFTGKNYADVKALRDILNAHLREWEEEFKIEKTEDSPDGRFKNLIQRIYETTGRQVTVLVDEYDKPLLETMIINEPLNEEYRRILKGFYGVIKSCDEYIRFAFLTGVTKFSKVSIFSDLNNLRDISMLPDYDTVCGITQKEMEEVFKPEILALGKAQDLTEGETLAKLKQKYDGYHFSENFVNVYNPFSLLNVFAGKVFRSFWFSTGTPTFLVRTLQHQKEICIRDILEDAEMSENALQDYRPDMNNPIPILFQSGYLTIKDYDKEFQLYKLGFPNDEVKYGFLDNLVPAYTSIAKDASGLFIANFVRDIEKGKTESFMKRMYAACAGLPYSLASKENIQMRERDYQIAFYIIFSLMGQFVQTEVVSSKGRADCVLHTRDTIYVFEFKLMGSGTPKEAIQQIKEKGYAEPYKTSGKKIVLIGAVFADGIDEETAGTWEAEEL from the coding sequence ATGAGCGATATTCGAAGATTGCCTATTGGTGTTCAAAGTTTTGCAGATTTGAGATCAAAAAATTTTATTTATGTAGATAAAACCGAATATGTAAGTAAATTGGTTTTAGAAAATAAGGTGTTTTTTTTAAGCCGCCCGCGCCGTTTCGGGAAAAGTCTTTTTCTTTCTACCTTAAAGGCTTACTTTTTAGGTAAAAAAGAGCTTTTTAAAGGGCTTTATATCGAAGAGACGGAACAACGGCAGGCAGAAAAAGAAGACCGCGAAGCTTGGATTAAGTATCCGGTTCTCCATCTCGATTTTACCGGAAAAAACTATGCCGATGTTAAGGCCTTGCGCGATATTCTCAATGCCCATTTACGAGAATGGGAAGAAGAATTTAAAATAGAAAAGACGGAAGACTCTCCAGACGGACGCTTTAAAAACCTGATACAAAGGATTTATGAAACAACAGGCAGACAGGTAACTGTGCTGGTTGACGAGTACGATAAGCCCCTCCTTGAAACTATGATTATAAATGAGCCCTTAAACGAAGAGTATAGGCGTATCTTAAAAGGTTTTTACGGGGTGATTAAGTCTTGTGATGAATATATCCGTTTTGCCTTTTTAACGGGAGTTACCAAATTCAGCAAGGTAAGCATCTTCAGCGATTTAAACAATTTGAGGGACATAAGTATGCTTCCCGATTACGATACTGTCTGCGGTATTACTCAAAAAGAAATGGAAGAAGTTTTTAAACCCGAAATACTTGCGCTCGGAAAAGCTCAAGATTTGACCGAAGGCGAGACTCTCGCAAAGCTAAAACAAAAATATGACGGCTATCATTTTTCCGAAAACTTTGTAAATGTTTATAATCCGTTCAGTCTTTTAAATGTCTTTGCAGGAAAGGTATTCCGCAGCTTTTGGTTTTCGACAGGTACTCCCACCTTTTTGGTTAGAACCTTACAGCACCAAAAAGAAATATGTATCCGCGATATTTTGGAAGATGCGGAAATGAGCGAAAACGCCCTACAAGATTACCGCCCCGATATGAATAATCCTATTCCCATTCTATTCCAGTCCGGCTATTTAACGATAAAAGATTATGACAAGGAATTTCAGCTTTATAAACTGGGCTTTCCCAATGACGAAGTAAAATACGGCTTTTTGGATAATCTTGTGCCTGCTTATACCTCTATTGCAAAGGATGCAAGCGGTTTGTTTATCGCAAATTTTGTAAGAGATATCGAAAAAGGCAAAACAGAATCCTTTATGAAAAGAATGTATGCGGCTTGCGCAGGCCTTCCTTACAGCCTTGCTTCAAAGGAAAATATACAGATGAGGGAAAGGGATTACCAAATAGCCTTTTACATAATTTTCAGCCTCATGGGGCAGTTTGTACAAACAGAGGTAGTAAGTTCAAAAGGAAGGGCCGATTGTGTGCTTCACACAAGGGATACAATCTATGTCTTCGAGTTTAAGCTTATGGGCTCGGGCACTCCCAAAGAAGCCATTCAACAGATAAAAGAAAAGGGCTATGCAGAACCCTACAAGACAAGCGGAAAAAAGATAGTTCTCATCGGCGCGGTCTTTGCCGACGGTATCGATGAAGAAACTGCCGGCACTTGGGAAGCGGAAGAATTATAG
- a CDS encoding DUF3791 domain-containing protein, with the protein MDKVTDKNKLEFAIFCIENIAIKLKKDGSEVYSALAEKSSLLFDYILSNYDMFHTQDKDYIVNDILEAAKEEGIKI; encoded by the coding sequence ATGGATAAGGTAACGGATAAAAATAAACTTGAATTCGCAATTTTTTGTATAGAGAATATTGCTATTAAACTAAAGAAGGACGGCAGCGAGGTATATTCAGCCCTCGCAGAAAAAAGCAGCCTGTTGTTTGATTATATCTTATCGAATTACGACATGTTTCATACTCAGGACAAGGATTATATCGTAAATGATATTCTTGAAGCTGCAAAAGAAGAAGGCATCAAAATATGA
- the prfA gene encoding peptide chain release factor 1: MKERLDNLRKRLVEVEKEVEDPNLIKDVAKYKETMREHSYLSKLMEEYDNYLSIEKQIDDSKLLIQEESDPELKEMAREELHSLEAAFEKSEADLKMLLIPPDPLEEKNIIMEIRGGTGGEEAALFAADLFRMYTHYAEMKNWKYEILSLNETELGGYKEITFSISGKYVYGSLRYESGVHRVQRVPETEGSGRIHTSAVTVAVLPEAEETEIEINQEDLRIDVMRAGGPGGQCVNTTDSAVRITHIPTGLVVICQDEKSQIKNKAKAMRVLRSRLYDLEESKKQAERAQNRKSQVGSGDRSERIRTYNFPQNRVTDHRINLTLYKLDAVMQGTLDEMIDALCIAAREEMMKAADYHLEHK, from the coding sequence ATGAAAGAACGATTGGATAATTTAAGAAAGAGGCTTGTTGAAGTCGAAAAAGAAGTCGAAGACCCTAACCTTATCAAAGATGTTGCAAAATATAAAGAAACCATGAGGGAGCATTCCTATCTTTCAAAGTTGATGGAAGAATACGATAACTATCTTTCCATCGAGAAGCAGATAGATGATTCCAAGCTCCTCATTCAAGAAGAAAGCGATCCCGAACTCAAAGAGATGGCGAGGGAAGAACTTCACTCTCTTGAAGCCGCCTTTGAAAAAAGCGAGGCCGATTTAAAAATGCTCCTAATTCCGCCGGATCCTCTGGAAGAAAAAAATATTATCATGGAAATAAGGGGCGGTACAGGAGGCGAGGAAGCTGCCCTCTTTGCGGCCGATCTTTTTAGAATGTACACCCACTATGCCGAAATGAAAAACTGGAAGTACGAGATTTTGTCCTTAAACGAAACCGAGCTCGGCGGCTACAAGGAAATTACCTTTTCCATTTCGGGAAAGTATGTTTACGGAAGCCTCCGATACGAGTCGGGTGTTCACCGCGTTCAGCGTGTTCCCGAAACTGAAGGTTCCGGCCGCATTCACACAAGTGCCGTAACCGTTGCGGTTTTGCCCGAAGCCGAAGAAACCGAAATCGAAATCAATCAAGAAGATTTGCGTATCGATGTTATGCGTGCAGGAGGCCCGGGCGGTCAGTGTGTTAATACTACAGACTCTGCAGTCCGCATTACCCACATACCCACCGGCCTTGTAGTTATTTGTCAGGATGAAAAAAGCCAGATTAAAAATAAGGCAAAGGCCATGCGCGTTTTGCGAAGCCGTCTTTATGATTTGGAAGAAAGTAAAAAGCAGGCAGAGCGGGCTCAAAACAGAAAAAGTCAGGTCGGCTCAGGCGACCGCTCCGAGCGCATACGTACCTACAACTTTCCGCAAAACCGCGTAACCGACCACCGCATCAACCTAACCCTTTACAAATTGGATGCGGTTATGCAGGGAACCCTCGACGAGATGATTGATGCCCTTTGTATCGCCGCCCGCGAAGAAATGATGAAGGCTGCAGATTATCACTTAGAGCATAAATAA